A genomic segment from Streptomyces sp. AM 4-1-1 encodes:
- a CDS encoding PIN domain-containing protein: protein MLITPRPGAHSQNIRDALSSAHLAADNLRSAHNTSTYHRLLQYLEWATDASGTLRHQISDGDISRLILTRRYEVLLGSCGTLAGSDQERLVNGLVNLELAERVADLGAAVQALDDRLRHWFGQEVFVVADSSFYCHNPEKLEGIDLHTILDLRPDTSVRLLFPITVVDELDGLKETSKQHGRWRATHTLGLLDGLLNGSTSGVWHRAATFQDESGLSNVRGDVHVEIVLDPPGHVRLPIADDEIIDRAVHIQALANREVHLLTCDTGQHTRGRAAGLKVTKIPTKDPGPEPDKEGAGWPANGTHAKRRERLAAGGKEGRES, encoded by the coding sequence ATGCTCATCACCCCGAGGCCCGGCGCTCACTCCCAGAACATCCGCGACGCGCTCAGCAGCGCTCACCTCGCAGCTGACAACCTCCGCAGTGCGCACAACACCAGTACCTACCACCGGCTCCTGCAGTACCTAGAGTGGGCCACGGACGCCTCGGGCACCCTGCGGCACCAGATAAGCGACGGGGACATCAGCCGTCTGATCCTGACCCGGCGGTACGAGGTGCTCCTCGGCAGCTGCGGCACCCTCGCTGGGAGCGACCAAGAGCGCCTCGTGAACGGCCTAGTGAACCTCGAGCTCGCTGAGCGCGTCGCCGATCTCGGCGCCGCCGTACAGGCCTTGGACGACCGGTTGCGCCACTGGTTCGGCCAAGAGGTCTTCGTGGTCGCCGACTCCAGCTTCTACTGCCACAACCCAGAAAAGCTCGAGGGCATCGACCTCCACACCATCCTCGACCTGCGTCCCGACACCAGCGTCCGGCTGCTTTTCCCCATCACAGTCGTAGACGAACTCGATGGGCTCAAGGAGACGAGCAAGCAACATGGCCGCTGGCGGGCCACTCACACGCTCGGCCTTCTGGACGGGCTACTGAACGGTTCAACGTCTGGGGTCTGGCACAGAGCGGCGACGTTCCAGGATGAGAGCGGGCTTTCGAACGTCCGAGGTGACGTGCACGTCGAGATCGTCCTTGACCCGCCCGGGCACGTGCGGCTCCCGATCGCGGACGACGAAATCATCGACCGGGCTGTGCACATTCAGGCGTTGGCGAACCGGGAGGTACACCTGCTGACCTGTGACACCGGTCAGCACACCCGCGGCCGGGCCGCCGGCTTGAAAGTCACCAAGATCCCCACGAAGGACCCGGGACCGGAGCCGGACAAGGAAGGCGCGGGTTGGCCCGCGAACGGTACACACGCAAAGCGCCGCGAACGCCTGGCCGCCGGAGGCAAGGAGGGCCGCGAGAGCTGA